A genome region from Methanobacterium subterraneum includes the following:
- a CDS encoding response regulator, whose protein sequence is MSKTVILALNRNQRNLDILIKILGEEGYQVIGVLSPEELDKEVENQGTINLVLMDISGFNRSIWDSCERLRVLEIPFLVLSPQHQQAVEKQSKIHGAHGVLVKPLVVKELLLLIKSFIEE, encoded by the coding sequence ATGTCTAAAACAGTAATACTGGCTTTAAATCGCAATCAGCGGAACCTGGACATTTTAATTAAAATTTTAGGGGAAGAAGGATACCAAGTTATAGGGGTTTTAAGTCCTGAAGAACTGGACAAAGAGGTTGAAAATCAGGGAACCATAAACCTGGTACTGATGGACATATCCGGATTCAACCGGAGTATCTGGGACTCCTGTGAACGTCTCAGAGTATTGGAAATCCCATTTCTTGTACTAAGCCCCCAGCACCAGCAGGCTGTGGAGAAACAGAGTAAAATACATGGAGCTCATGGGGTACTGGTAAAGCCACTGGTGGTTAAAGAACTCTTACTCCTGATAAAAAGTTTCATTGAGGAATAG
- a CDS encoding sensor histidine kinase — MSNPIRGEFEPLKPDQVPLEDDKEQHSIYLNRLSHFKIYSRSCALLVIILGIISAMGWFLNIPVLRGEFMGFPGTKFNSTLIFIMAGVCLYLLNRRFTSNLLSVTRILAALVTILGALTLLEYATGVNIGMNQLFSSILPGSAGVLGKSRSLGALNFVLVGIALLMASYKYKPHLMQFLTFIVGFLGLLGLSSYFYGVSSSFLLDLMVQMAFLSSLIHIFLSVGILCLYPDQSYMGRITAQNSGGYMARRLLPAALVAVFILDLLITRGHQLKMYSEHFGNVFGIMVTLAFLTATIIWTANILNGMDRERQKSNLKRLELKEFYENLVEGINEGIWVTDRDDHLYFMNRGMEEIAGGKTRNLDGLNVLELPDEYVDGLKDYYRKAKKTMQPVYYDSLCVRNPEGKRSYQSGWIIPRLNNGHFNGAICTVIDQTERKKAEDALLKSETFYRAIFENTGTATIIVGVDTIISMANKRCEALSGYPVEEIENKLSFMDFVHPEDQQRILEYHKMRRSGDVNIPDEYEFRLLDKDGEERQIMLYASIIPSTTDSVVSLLDITQRKTAENEVKRSLNEKELLLREIHHRVKNNMQIISSLLNLQRSYIHDEEAANILQESQGRVKSMALIHEKLYQTSDLARINVEEYIQSLTMNLFHSYTVNPGIKLSMDVSDLYFNIDTAVPLGLIINELVSNSLKYAFKDRDEGEIRISLLETAEPGKYLLLIRDDGTGFPHELDFAESHSLGLQLVNTLVNQLDGEIEMITNGGTTFNIIIHEQKYKERVKPSSDDN; from the coding sequence ATGTCAAACCCGATAAGGGGCGAATTCGAACCCTTAAAACCTGACCAGGTGCCCCTGGAAGATGATAAAGAACAACATTCCATTTATCTCAATCGTCTTTCTCATTTTAAAATTTATTCCAGGAGTTGTGCCCTGCTGGTGATAATTTTAGGGATCATATCTGCCATGGGGTGGTTTTTAAACATACCAGTGCTCAGGGGAGAATTCATGGGCTTCCCCGGGACCAAATTCAACAGTACATTAATCTTCATCATGGCCGGAGTCTGCCTGTATCTTTTAAACCGTAGGTTTACTTCCAATTTACTCTCCGTAACCCGGATCCTGGCCGCCCTGGTCACTATTCTAGGTGCTTTAACCCTGCTGGAATATGCTACTGGTGTTAATATCGGTATGAACCAGTTATTTTCAAGTATTCTGCCTGGTTCGGCTGGTGTGTTGGGTAAAAGTAGATCCTTGGGTGCTCTTAACTTCGTCTTAGTGGGTATTGCCCTGTTGATGGCCAGTTACAAATATAAACCCCACTTAATGCAGTTTCTGACTTTTATAGTTGGTTTTTTAGGATTACTGGGATTATCTTCCTATTTCTATGGAGTGAGTTCCAGTTTCCTTCTGGATTTAATGGTGCAGATGGCTTTTCTCTCATCATTGATTCATATCTTTCTTTCAGTGGGCATCCTCTGCCTTTACCCTGACCAAAGTTACATGGGACGGATAACTGCCCAGAACAGTGGGGGGTACATGGCACGGCGTCTTCTACCTGCGGCTCTGGTGGCAGTGTTCATCCTGGATCTGCTGATAACCCGTGGTCACCAGCTTAAAATGTACAGTGAACATTTCGGGAATGTTTTCGGAATTATGGTCACCCTGGCCTTTTTAACCGCAACAATTATTTGGACTGCCAATATTCTTAATGGGATGGATCGGGAGCGGCAGAAATCCAATCTTAAACGTCTTGAACTTAAAGAATTCTACGAGAATCTAGTTGAAGGTATAAATGAAGGCATATGGGTTACTGACCGTGATGATCATCTTTACTTCATGAACCGGGGTATGGAAGAGATTGCAGGGGGTAAAACCAGGAATCTGGATGGTTTGAATGTGCTGGAGCTTCCTGATGAATATGTAGATGGTTTGAAGGATTATTATCGGAAGGCCAAAAAAACCATGCAACCGGTTTATTATGATTCACTATGTGTCAGAAACCCAGAGGGTAAAAGATCATACCAGAGTGGCTGGATCATTCCCCGCTTAAATAATGGTCATTTTAACGGTGCCATATGTACCGTGATTGATCAGACTGAACGTAAAAAGGCTGAAGATGCACTATTAAAATCTGAAACTTTTTACCGGGCTATTTTTGAGAATACCGGTACTGCCACCATTATCGTGGGTGTGGACACCATTATCTCCATGGCCAATAAACGTTGCGAGGCCCTCAGTGGTTACCCTGTGGAGGAAATTGAAAATAAATTGAGTTTTATGGATTTTGTGCATCCTGAAGATCAACAACGAATTTTAGAGTATCATAAGATGCGTAGAAGCGGTGATGTTAATATTCCAGATGAATATGAATTCCGACTATTGGATAAAGATGGTGAAGAACGGCAGATCATGCTATATGCGTCCATTATACCAAGCACCACCGATAGTGTGGTTTCCCTGCTGGATATAACCCAACGTAAAACTGCGGAGAATGAGGTTAAAAGATCCCTGAATGAGAAAGAACTCTTACTAAGGGAGATCCACCACCGCGTGAAAAACAACATGCAGATAATCAGCAGTCTCCTGAATTTACAGCGCAGTTACATCCATGATGAAGAAGCAGCCAACATTCTCCAGGAGAGCCAGGGAAGGGTGAAGAGCATGGCACTGATCCATGAGAAACTGTACCAGACCTCGGATCTGGCCAGGATAAATGTGGAAGAATACATTCAGAGTTTAACCATGAACCTGTTCCACAGTTACACTGTAAATCCAGGTATAAAGCTCAGCATGGATGTTAGTGATCTGTACTTCAATATTGACACTGCCGTTCCCCTGGGACTTATAATCAATGAACTAGTATCTAACAGTTTAAAGTACGCCTTTAAGGATCGGGATGAAGGTGAAATCCGAATATCCCTCCTGGAAACAGCTGAACCAGGCAAGTATCTTTTATTGATTAGGGATGATGGTACTGGTTTCCCTCATGAACTGGACTTCGCTGAATCCCACAGCCTGGGACTGCAGCTGGTTAACACCCTGGTTAATCAACTTGATGGGGAGATTGAAATGATTACCAATGGTGGGACCACCTTCAACATAATAATCCATGAACAGAAGTACAAAGAGCGGGTTAAACCTTCCTCTGATGATAACTAA
- a CDS encoding sensor histidine kinase produces the protein MESSETILISMVNHKNSEMVGQLLGKDYNIIYDESDISEDSPDSLSMVIMDLPSWAPIKDQVKTRKEKDKPLFLPYLLVTSPNDLLKVKNDVWSSFDEVITVPITKMVLQSRVRVLLQTRRLSVQVNQLLQDKEMLMKEIHHRVKNNLMIISSLLSLQSRYIKDEETREIFRESQSRAKSMALIHERLYRSGDVKNIDFPDYLRSLTRDIFDTYRTSRGRVQLQMDVSDVKMDVDSAVPLGLIINELVTNSLKYAFPDDQEGTIKINFHLEGDEYVLEVIDDGIGIPDDFDVVKSDSLGMLLVSSLTSQIQGELELISKQGTTFRIKFKE, from the coding sequence ATGGAATCATCAGAAACCATCTTAATATCCATGGTTAACCATAAAAACAGTGAAATGGTTGGACAGCTTCTTGGTAAGGATTACAATATAATATATGATGAATCAGACATTTCAGAGGATTCTCCTGATAGTCTGAGTATGGTTATCATGGACTTACCTTCATGGGCCCCTATCAAAGACCAGGTTAAAACCAGGAAAGAGAAAGATAAACCTCTTTTCCTCCCCTATCTCCTGGTTACTTCTCCTAATGATCTTTTAAAGGTTAAAAATGATGTTTGGAGTAGTTTTGATGAAGTTATCACGGTCCCCATTACAAAAATGGTACTGCAATCCAGGGTAAGGGTTCTTCTACAGACCCGCCGACTTTCGGTGCAGGTTAACCAGCTCCTGCAGGATAAGGAGATGCTGATGAAGGAAATTCACCACCGGGTTAAAAACAATCTGATGATCATTTCCAGTCTCCTGAGTCTACAGTCCAGGTACATTAAGGATGAAGAAACCCGGGAGATATTCAGAGAAAGTCAGAGTAGGGCTAAATCCATGGCACTTATCCACGAGCGACTGTACAGATCAGGGGATGTTAAGAACATTGATTTTCCGGATTACCTTCGATCACTTACCCGGGATATTTTTGATACCTACCGTACCAGCAGGGGGCGGGTCCAGCTCCAGATGGATGTTTCGGATGTTAAGATGGATGTGGATAGTGCAGTGCCCCTGGGACTAATAATCAATGAACTGGTGACTAACAGCCTTAAATATGCATTTCCTGATGATCAGGAGGGAACAATAAAGATAAACTTCCACCTTGAAGGTGATGAATACGTGCTGGAGGTCATTGATGATGGAATTGGAATACCAGATGATTTTGATGTGGTAAAAAGTGACAGTCTGGGAATGTTACTGGTGAGCAGTCTCACCTCCCAGATCCAGGGAGAACTGGAACTGATAAGCAAGCAGGGAACCACCTTCCGGATAAAATTTAAGGAATAA
- a CDS encoding metal-dependent hydrolase has product MPDWMVHVAVAWSLCRILRLHYGEFNPANTVLVMVGSIFPDAIKVSIIGELLGFDLWNYIYVFHLPVGSFLLAGITSLLFQEKKKAFLFLSLGIVTHYLMDLLLIQVGYGMSLFYPLNWMGFTLNLVPNDDYYITIVALVVALVIYLVTNWIESRNIQK; this is encoded by the coding sequence ATGCCTGACTGGATGGTTCACGTGGCAGTGGCCTGGAGTCTATGCCGCATACTCCGCCTCCACTATGGGGAGTTTAACCCGGCTAACACCGTCCTGGTTATGGTGGGATCCATCTTCCCAGATGCCATAAAGGTCTCCATTATAGGGGAACTTCTTGGTTTTGATCTGTGGAATTATATCTATGTCTTCCACCTACCAGTAGGTTCATTCCTCCTGGCAGGGATTACATCCCTCCTTTTCCAGGAGAAAAAGAAGGCTTTCCTCTTTTTATCACTGGGAATAGTTACCCACTACCTGATGGATTTACTGCTTATACAGGTGGGTTATGGAATGTCCCTTTTCTATCCCCTGAACTGGATGGGATTCACCTTGAACCTGGTCCCCAATGACGATTATTATATTACCATCGTGGCCCTGGTAGTGGCACTGGTGATTTACCTGGTTACAAACTGGATTGAATCCAGAAATATCCAAAAATGA
- a CDS encoding DHH family phosphoesterase, with protein MKKTCSQCKGKGRKVVSYKICETCHGTGVSGEVDIKGHLKGLSGGARERFQLDEEQEVPCSVCSGKGEVEVTEECPECQGEGEINLCINCGKPLEKGDYCDDCQNKTQVYILHPASEMSDLEVGEHYKGKITRVEDYGVFVSLSKKLYGLLRLRNPPYSVGDELFVQIIEIKPRRGEVDLAPAAIKGSYDLVKVKKEIPRTRIEELTPKIKGRNVCIVGEVVQIQQTSGPTIFTISDETGITWAAAFDEPGVRVYPNINVDNMVEVLGEVSLHGGKIQIESENIERLHGSEATEARKRIDEALDERAVPENQELIQDAPILQKLQPRLVKAAKSIRRAVLDGRSLLVRHHADADGICAGVAVEKAVIPLLQEINPSNDAEWHYFRRSPSKAPFYEIEDVVKDLSFALEDQERHGQKLPLLVLLDNGSTEEDILALLKVKIYDIEVVVVDHHYPGEVTDGRVAVDDYVDVHVNPYLEGGDSQVTAGALAVELAQMINPEVKDRLLHLPGIAAVGDHARSPEAQWYIDLAGEKGYDLEDLDRIATAIDFEAFFLRFMNGRGIMDTILGLGNREKHTKLVDALYTESQRRVQWQLAAALPNLKTQSFPNGIIFNVLDVEKFAHKFTYPAPGKTCGFVHDSMVQKHGEETPIITLAYGPDFGVIRATDAVNEIFGFNLNTIIQELLGEIPEAGIDGGGHECAGSLKYVEGLSKKVLESFAAKVAGLKAS; from the coding sequence ATGAAGAAGACATGCTCACAATGTAAAGGAAAAGGAAGGAAGGTAGTAAGCTACAAAATATGCGAAACCTGCCATGGAACCGGAGTATCCGGTGAAGTAGATATAAAAGGCCATCTCAAGGGCTTATCTGGAGGGGCCAGGGAACGCTTCCAGCTTGACGAAGAACAGGAAGTACCTTGTAGTGTATGCAGTGGTAAAGGGGAAGTGGAAGTCACCGAAGAATGCCCAGAATGCCAGGGAGAAGGAGAAATAAACCTGTGCATCAATTGCGGTAAACCCCTAGAAAAGGGAGACTACTGTGATGACTGCCAGAACAAAACACAGGTATACATATTACACCCTGCTTCGGAAATGAGTGACCTGGAAGTGGGAGAACACTACAAAGGGAAAATCACCAGAGTGGAAGACTATGGTGTGTTCGTAAGCCTCTCCAAGAAACTTTACGGACTCTTAAGGCTCAGAAACCCACCCTACAGTGTGGGTGATGAGTTATTTGTCCAAATCATCGAGATCAAACCCCGTCGGGGAGAGGTGGACCTGGCACCTGCCGCTATCAAGGGATCCTACGACCTGGTGAAGGTCAAAAAAGAGATTCCCCGCACCCGAATCGAAGAACTCACCCCTAAAATTAAGGGAAGAAATGTATGCATAGTGGGTGAAGTGGTGCAGATCCAGCAAACCAGTGGCCCCACCATATTCACCATCTCTGATGAAACCGGGATCACCTGGGCCGCAGCCTTTGACGAACCTGGAGTACGAGTCTACCCCAACATCAACGTTGATAACATGGTGGAAGTCCTGGGAGAAGTATCACTCCACGGGGGCAAAATCCAGATAGAATCCGAGAACATCGAACGCCTGCACGGATCAGAAGCCACTGAAGCAAGAAAACGTATCGATGAAGCACTGGATGAACGTGCTGTACCTGAAAACCAGGAACTCATACAGGACGCACCCATACTCCAGAAACTCCAGCCCAGACTGGTCAAAGCCGCTAAATCCATACGTAGGGCTGTTTTAGATGGTAGGAGCCTCCTGGTACGCCACCACGCTGACGCCGATGGGATCTGTGCAGGTGTGGCTGTGGAAAAGGCAGTGATACCACTACTACAGGAGATCAACCCATCCAACGATGCTGAATGGCATTACTTCCGCCGGTCTCCCAGTAAAGCACCCTTCTATGAAATAGAGGATGTGGTGAAGGATTTAAGTTTTGCCCTGGAAGACCAGGAACGACACGGACAGAAACTACCCCTCCTAGTACTCTTAGATAACGGATCCACAGAAGAAGACATCTTAGCCTTATTGAAGGTTAAAATTTACGATATAGAAGTTGTGGTGGTGGACCACCACTACCCTGGAGAGGTCACTGATGGCCGGGTGGCAGTGGATGACTACGTGGATGTTCATGTGAACCCATATCTAGAAGGAGGGGACAGTCAGGTCACTGCCGGTGCACTGGCAGTGGAACTTGCCCAGATGATCAACCCGGAGGTGAAGGACAGACTCTTACACCTGCCGGGTATTGCTGCAGTGGGAGACCATGCCCGATCACCCGAAGCACAGTGGTACATCGATCTTGCCGGGGAAAAAGGCTATGATCTTGAAGATTTGGATAGGATCGCCACTGCCATTGACTTCGAAGCTTTCTTCCTGCGCTTTATGAACGGCAGGGGAATCATGGATACTATACTTGGTCTGGGTAATCGTGAAAAACACACTAAACTGGTGGATGCATTATACACTGAGTCCCAGAGAAGGGTGCAGTGGCAACTGGCAGCTGCCTTACCCAACCTGAAAACCCAGAGTTTCCCCAATGGTATCATCTTCAATGTCCTGGATGTGGAGAAATTCGCCCATAAATTCACCTACCCTGCCCCGGGTAAGACCTGTGGTTTCGTCCATGACAGTATGGTACAAAAGCATGGGGAGGAAACACCAATCATCACACTAGCCTACGGGCCGGACTTTGGAGTTATCAGAGCCACCGATGCTGTTAACGAGATATTCGGGTTCAACCTTAACACCATAATCCAGGAATTATTGGGTGAAATCCCTGAGGCTGGAATTGATGGTGGTGGCCATGAATGTGCCGGTAGTCTGAAATATGTGGAAGGACTATCCAAGAAGGTGCTTGAGAGCTTTGCGGCTAAGGTTGCTGGCTTAAAAGCATCATAA
- a CDS encoding ATPase domain-containing protein — protein MSSKKMERLSSGIPGFDEILMGGFVPRRSYLLRGLPGTGKTALGMHFLTEGVKNNEKVLFINMGEPTAQVISNARNMGFETEGINFLDLSPDEDFFAKQEAYDIFSPAEVERETTTSQITEKVQSLKPVRVFLDPITQFRYLSTDEFQFRKQALSFLRFLTDNGATVLFTSEFSDHDPDDDLQFMCDGIINLDFFKDGRSLAVSKFRGSGFRFGFHSMRITRQGVKIYPRLRPVVTEREFIQETISSGVPEIDELLHGGIERGTTTIISGPSGVGKTTVGIQFMKEAAGRGERSVVYTFEESKENLINRCESINIPIKSMIKTGMLAVVPVEPLRYSPEEFAQLVRKEVDGNDSKIVMIDSTSGYTLSLRGKDPVSNLHAMAKYLTRSGVTVILINEVENISGEIKVTEIGISYLADNIMFLRYFETSGELRKSIGVLKKRLSDFEKSLREVRITQYGIRVGPPLKDIRGILSGTPENIKN, from the coding sequence ATGTCCAGCAAGAAAATGGAAAGATTATCAAGTGGAATTCCTGGTTTTGACGAAATATTAATGGGGGGATTCGTACCCCGACGCTCATACCTATTAAGGGGGTTACCAGGAACTGGAAAAACAGCCCTGGGGATGCACTTTTTAACCGAGGGTGTTAAAAATAATGAAAAAGTCCTGTTCATCAATATGGGGGAGCCTACCGCCCAGGTAATAAGCAATGCCAGGAATATGGGCTTTGAAACTGAAGGTATTAACTTCCTGGATCTTAGTCCTGATGAAGATTTCTTCGCCAAACAGGAGGCTTATGACATATTTTCCCCAGCAGAAGTTGAAAGGGAAACAACCACCTCTCAAATAACTGAAAAAGTACAATCCCTGAAACCAGTCCGTGTTTTCCTGGACCCTATCACCCAGTTCCGGTATTTATCCACCGATGAATTCCAGTTCCGAAAACAGGCCCTTTCATTCCTCCGCTTTTTAACAGATAATGGAGCCACAGTCCTATTCACCTCTGAATTCAGTGACCATGACCCTGATGACGATCTCCAGTTCATGTGTGATGGTATCATAAACCTGGATTTCTTCAAGGATGGCCGTAGTTTAGCGGTGAGTAAATTCAGAGGTTCTGGGTTCAGGTTTGGTTTTCATTCCATGCGCATCACTCGTCAGGGTGTTAAAATTTATCCTCGATTGCGACCAGTGGTTACTGAAAGGGAATTCATCCAGGAAACCATATCTTCTGGTGTTCCTGAGATAGATGAACTACTTCATGGTGGTATTGAACGGGGTACCACCACTATAATCAGCGGACCCAGTGGGGTGGGTAAAACCACAGTGGGAATACAGTTCATGAAGGAAGCTGCCGGCCGGGGGGAACGTTCCGTGGTTTACACCTTTGAAGAAAGTAAGGAAAACCTGATCAACCGGTGTGAATCCATTAACATACCAATCAAAAGCATGATAAAGACGGGTATGCTCGCGGTGGTTCCAGTGGAACCCTTACGTTACTCTCCTGAGGAATTCGCCCAGCTGGTGCGTAAGGAAGTTGATGGGAATGACTCCAAGATCGTGATGATCGACAGCACCTCCGGTTACACTCTCTCCCTCCGTGGGAAGGATCCAGTGAGTAATCTCCATGCCATGGCCAAGTACCTCACCCGCTCTGGTGTCACGGTTATACTCATAAACGAAGTGGAAAACATCAGTGGAGAAATAAAAGTAACTGAAATTGGTATCAGCTACCTGGCTGATAATATAATGTTCCTCAGATATTTTGAAACCAGCGGAGAACTACGCAAATCTATTGGTGTGCTTAAAAAACGTTTAAGCGACTTTGAGAAAAGCCTCCGGGAAGTACGCATCACCCAGTACGGTATCCGGGTGGGACCTCCACTCAAGGATATTCGTGGAATACTAAGCGGCACCCCGGAAAACATCAAAAACTAG
- the rbr gene encoding rubrerythrin, with protein MQKTLENLTKAFIGESQARNRYTFYAKQAKKDGYPQIQDIFLETAENEQQHAKWLFRMIQDLKGDANLGNDEIHVEAEAPLTIGDTTENLKAAIAGEHYENSEMYPEFAKVAREEGLDDVAQRLNAIGKAEVHHEEKYTQLLEQVEAGTMFNKDEEVTWACVKCGYSVTGKQPPEKCPACDHPTKYFYIRCEKF; from the coding sequence ATGCAGAAAACTTTAGAAAACCTTACAAAGGCGTTTATTGGTGAAAGTCAGGCTAGAAACAGGTACACTTTCTATGCTAAACAGGCTAAAAAGGATGGTTACCCTCAGATACAGGATATTTTCCTGGAAACTGCTGAAAACGAACAGCAACATGCCAAATGGTTGTTCAGAATGATTCAGGACCTTAAAGGAGATGCTAACCTTGGAAATGATGAGATCCACGTGGAAGCAGAAGCTCCCCTAACCATAGGGGACACTACTGAAAACCTGAAAGCAGCCATAGCCGGAGAACACTATGAAAATAGTGAAATGTACCCGGAATTTGCTAAAGTGGCTAGAGAAGAAGGACTGGATGATGTAGCTCAGCGTTTAAATGCCATTGGTAAAGCAGAGGTCCACCACGAGGAAAAATACACCCAGCTATTGGAGCAGGTGGAAGCCGGCACCATGTTTAACAAGGATGAAGAAGTCACCTGGGCCTGTGTAAAGTGCGGATACTCAGTCACTGGAAAACAGCCACCGGAAAAATGCCCAGCCTGTGACCACCCTACCAAATACTTCTACATTCGCTGCGAAAAATTTTAA
- a CDS encoding desulfoferrodoxin — MTEKGQVYRCDVCGNIVNILCEGQGNLVCCEVPMELLKERQDKDGSLKHRPVIEKTTEGVRVKVGEAAHPMEENHHIELVELTTGKHVFIQFLNPGDQPEAEFPVESDEGLQARCYCNIHGLWKS; from the coding sequence ATGACTGAAAAAGGACAAGTTTATCGGTGTGATGTTTGTGGGAATATTGTGAATATTCTCTGTGAGGGCCAGGGGAACCTGGTTTGCTGCGAAGTGCCAATGGAACTTTTAAAAGAAAGGCAGGATAAGGATGGGTCCCTGAAGCACCGGCCAGTAATTGAGAAAACAACAGAGGGAGTCAGGGTAAAAGTGGGAGAAGCAGCCCATCCCATGGAAGAAAACCACCACATTGAACTGGTGGAGTTAACCACTGGTAAACATGTTTTCATACAGTTTTTAAACCCCGGTGACCAGCCAGAAGCAGAATTCCCGGTAGAATCTGATGAAGGGCTACAGGCAAGATGCTACTGTAACATACACGGATTATGGAAATCATAA
- a CDS encoding sensor histidine kinase — protein sequence MKEQELNQEKIHWELVEMGKELAHTKERLTETQSELNYLKSIVGHTEDAIVGLDLDGTILTWNPAAKVIYGYTESEVVGSSVSILIPPYNADEISLILAWIKSGERVTHYETLRRRKDGSIVNVSLSVSPIKDSAGKVIGASSIARDITTSKKMELELQESEEKFREVFNNANDAIVLHPIKPDGSPDNFIEVNDVACKRLGYNREELLGMNPRDINNEETIRQIPRRMEKIIRNGNNTFEAVNLTRDGVEIPVEVSAHIFNLRGEKMVLSILRDITRRKESEAQLLQSLNEKELLLKEIHHRVKNNLMVISSLLNLQSKYIKDKAALEVFRESQNRARSMALIHTMLYQSTDLKCINFGDYIAKLTSELFRTYITQDNIDLNLDVGEVLLDINTSIPLGLIVNELVSNSLKHAFPHGEKGEVTVRFHKVNDHFTFQVSDTGIGFPSDLDYQRTNSLGMRLVNTLTDQLDGEIELDTTRGTSFTINFSEEEYGE from the coding sequence ATGAAGGAGCAAGAGTTAAACCAGGAAAAAATTCACTGGGAACTAGTTGAAATGGGAAAAGAGTTAGCCCATACTAAAGAAAGGTTAACTGAAACCCAGTCTGAGTTAAATTACCTTAAATCCATAGTGGGTCACACCGAAGATGCCATTGTGGGTTTAGACCTGGACGGGACCATACTAACCTGGAACCCTGCTGCAAAGGTTATATATGGTTACACGGAAAGTGAGGTGGTGGGTAGCAGTGTGTCCATCCTCATACCACCCTACAATGCCGATGAAATATCCCTGATCCTGGCCTGGATCAAAAGTGGGGAAAGGGTGACCCATTATGAGACTCTGCGCCGTAGGAAGGACGGATCCATAGTGAATGTATCCCTCAGTGTTTCCCCCATCAAAGATTCAGCTGGGAAAGTCATTGGAGCATCCAGCATAGCCCGGGACATCACCACCAGTAAAAAGATGGAACTGGAACTCCAGGAAAGTGAGGAGAAATTCCGGGAGGTCTTTAACAATGCCAACGATGCCATAGTCCTCCACCCCATTAAACCCGATGGCAGCCCAGATAACTTTATTGAAGTGAATGATGTGGCCTGCAAGCGTCTTGGATACAACCGTGAAGAATTACTGGGAATGAATCCTCGGGATATTAATAATGAGGAAACCATAAGGCAAATACCCAGGCGTATGGAAAAGATCATCAGGAATGGGAATAACACCTTCGAGGCAGTGAACCTCACCCGTGATGGTGTGGAAATACCAGTGGAAGTCAGCGCCCATATTTTCAACCTCCGTGGTGAGAAGATGGTCCTTTCCATATTAAGGGATATAACCCGGAGAAAGGAATCTGAGGCTCAACTCCTCCAATCACTTAACGAAAAAGAATTATTGCTGAAGGAAATCCACCACCGGGTTAAAAACAACCTCATGGTCATTAGCAGTCTTCTTAACCTGCAATCGAAGTACATCAAGGATAAGGCTGCCCTGGAGGTTTTCCGGGAAAGTCAGAACCGGGCTCGTTCCATGGCCCTTATTCATACCATGTTATACCAGTCCACTGATCTCAAGTGCATTAACTTCGGGGATTACATAGCCAAGCTCACCAGTGAACTATTCCGCACCTACATCACCCAGGATAACATCGACCTTAACCTGGATGTGGGAGAAGTGCTCCTGGACATAAACACCAGCATACCTCTGGGACTTATTGTTAACGAACTGGTCTCTAACAGTCTTAAACACGCCTTCCCTCATGGAGAGAAGGGAGAGGTAACTGTCCGATTCCATAAGGTCAATGATCATTTCACTTTCCAGGTTTCAGATACTGGTATTGGATTTCCATCGGACCTGGACTATCAAAGAACCAACTCCCTGGGGATGCGCCTGGTGAACACCCTCACCGACCAACTAGACGGGGAAATAGAGTTGGACACCACCAGGGGAACATCTTTCACCATTAACTTCAGTGAAGAAGAATATGGGGAATAA